Proteins encoded in a region of the Schistocerca gregaria isolate iqSchGreg1 unplaced genomic scaffold, iqSchGreg1.2 ptg000925l, whole genome shotgun sequence genome:
- the LOC126325510 gene encoding uncharacterized protein LOC126325510, which translates to MSTPTSNKLQQPKWVKVKTLAPCQTYIDVIVKVYKTRHLLTQKRSDNTSKEYSEALVGDETGCLILTLCDDDIKLAQEGAVLEIINAKIEMAKFYMRLVVDKWGKIRPSTRTISHVNLSNNLSNVEFELVDKTDENSASAE; encoded by the exons ATGTCGACCCCTACTTCGAACAAGCTCCAACAGCCGAAAT GGGTTAAGGTTAAAACCCTGGCTCCATGCCAGACGTACATAGATGTTATCGTGAAGGTGTACAAGACGCGTCACCTTCTGACCCAAAAAAGGTCAGATAACACGTCTAAAGAATACAGCGAAGCCTTGGTTGGTGACGAGACTGGATGTCTGATCCTCACTCTGTGCGATG ACGACATCAAGCTCGCACAAGAAGGGGCCGTGCTCGAGATCATCAACGCGAAGATCGAGATGGCCAAGTTCTACATGAGATTGGTCGTTGACAAGTGGGGGAAAATTCGGCCTTCGACGCGCACTATTTCCCACGTGAACCTCAGCAACAACCTATCCAACGTGGAGTTCGAGTTGGTAGACAAGACGGACGAAAATTCCGCTTCAGCCGAATGA
- the LOC126325509 gene encoding uncharacterized protein LOC126325509 codes for MNPASVTVRDVAPSQLITAYAQHLKKSGGIQLPPWVDVVKTAVGKELSPYDSDWYYVRAASMLRKIYLNKSVGIGSFRKIYGAAKTNGLRPQHFALGSGSIARSILRNLETMRLIEKHPKGGRRITAEGRRDLDSVARSIKQRLAANS; via the exons ATGAACCCGGCATCCGTCACCGTCCGCGACGTAGCTCCCAGTCAGCTTATCACCGCGTACGCTCAACACCTGAAGAAGAGCGGGGGCATCCAACTCCCGCCCTGGGTCGACGTCGTCAAAACGGCTGTGGGCAAAGAACTCTCGCCCTACGATAGCGACTGGTACTACGTCCGCGCCGCGTCCATGCTGCGAAAAATATACCTGAACAAGAGCGTCGGAATCGGCTCGTtccgaaaaatctacggcgcggcCAAGACCAACGGCCTTCGACCGCAGCACTTCGCCCTGGGATCGGGATCCATCGCCCGATCCATCCTGCGAAACCTGGAAACGATGAGGCTCATCGAGAAACACCCCAAAGG CGGCAGAAGAATCACGGCAGAAGGAAGGCGAGACCTCGACAGTGTCGCTCGCAGCATAAAACAGCGCCTGGCAGCCAACTCCTAG
- the LOC126325495 gene encoding uncharacterized protein LOC126325495 — protein sequence MESDQHNAGSQAAQPMQQQGYDYSAYYHYYQQNPEAWAQYMAQWQQYQQASANPTSYSAYPYQEAYQGLRNVAYQMNVDQMAHAHMDRQERMVPSTTLWVGNLPWDCTEQDIRAVFEIFGRIRSIRILSNKNCAFVTYYDLDASTAAHYGTFGLTIKNSPVKVGWGKAQANDFMMRTSGSREDNVQPSPNIWVGQLDPSITEEELRAAFRQFGVIERIRVLPARNCAFINFAHLESAIEAKDRMNGTLIRDQPVRVNYGKQREERMDKTSPTSGGNGSSVGPSNHPSWSTNIEGNTAKGDPDMRHDGNLMYHHHQIDSRTRSQPPPTPPPPDVKDVIDKLVDSIVKKGPELEAMVREKQANNPRFAFLKDGPGSKYYHWKLDQARRKDHYVDLTAPPITSPCPAAKADQNLSTVPPWEQPDPIDSSSSPPPVPSRLSPGEEEELLIILGSLSQTREKIESAADWVFRHRDKISSISSYFKTYFLQRADSLSSCVNVLYVVNESLQTGLKVLRTPSDAPQSKADKISTGFLPHLSSMIRHMKTTYGEHAGKINELLTMWKDKGIYSPAVIDSWIYCVSQPERPAEPTPCSGNELSKSPSPAPTASPREESASPRQEEADNASAKKRSSEHLDHTEPPLQENHNTSDPQVSTTEENAAAEYEPKSKKRDIE from the exons ATG GAGTCCGATCAGCACAACGCGGGTTCGCAGGCGGCTCAGCCCATGCAACAACAGGGTTACGACTACTCTGCGTATTACCACTATTACCAGCAAAATCCTGAGGCATGGGCGCAGTACATGGCGCAGTGGCAGCAGTACCAACAGGCGAGTGCGAATCCCACTTCTTATTCGGCGTATCCGTACCAGGAGGCGTATCAGGGCCTGAGGAACGTGGCGTATCAAATGAACGTCGACCAGATGGCCCACGCCCACATGGACCGCCAGGAACGCATGGTCCCGTCGACCACGCTGTGGGTCGGCAACCTACCTTGGGACTGCACAGAACAAGACATTCGAGCCGTGTTCGAAATATTCGGTCGAATTCGCAGCATCCGCATTTTGAGTAACAAAAACTGCGCTTTTGTCACCTACTACGACCTGGACGCGAGCACCGCCGCTCATTACGGAACGTTCGGACTCACAATCAAGAACTCTCCCGTCAAAGTCGGATGGGGAAAGGCACAAGCCAACGACTTTATGATGCGAACTAGCGGCTCTCGCGAAGACAACGTGCAGCCCTCTCCAAACATCTGGGTGGGACAGCTAGACCCCAGCATCACAGAAGAAGAACTCAGAGCGGCCTTCCGACAGTTCGGAGTGATAGAGCGAATTCGCGTCTTGCCAGCGAGAAACTGCGCTTTCATCAACTTCGCTCACCTCGAAAGCGCCATCGAGGCCAAAGACCGCATGAACGGCACTCTAATTCGAGACCAACCCGTTCGAGTCAACTACGGCAAGCAAAGAGAAGAAAGAATGGACAAAACCAGCCCCACCTCGGGAGGCAACGGATCCTCTGTCGGACCCTCGAACCACCCCTCTTGGTCCACTAACATCGAGGGCAACACGGCCAAAGGCGACCCAGACATGAGGCACGACGGCAACCTCATGTACCACCATCACCAAATCGACTCGAGAACCAGAAGCCAACCCCCACCTACGCCCCCACCCCCCGACGTGAAGGACGTCATCGACAAGCTCGTGGACAGCATCGTCAAAAAGGGCCCCGAGCTGGAGGCCATGGTAAGAGAAAAACAGGCAAACAACCCAAGGTTCGCCTTCCTAAAAGACGGGCCCGGCTCCAAATACTACCACTGGAAACTAGACCAAGCCAGGCGAAAAGACCACTACGTTGACTTGAcag cccCCCCTATCACGTCTCCCTGTCCGGCGGCCAAGGCCGACCAGAACCTGTCGACCGTCCCCCCCTGGGAGCAACCAGACCCCATAGACTCCAGCTCCTCGCCTCCACCCGTCCCCTCTAGACTCTCTCCCGGCGAAGAAGAAGAACTGCTGATCATCTTGGGCAGCCTATCCCAAACCAGAGAAAAAATCGAATCGGCCGCAGACTGGGTCTTTCGACATCGAGACAAAATCTCCTCCATTTCGTCCTATTTCAAAACTTACTTTCTACAGCGCGCCGACAGCCTAAGCTCCTGCGTCAACGTGCTCTACGTCGTCAACGAGTCCCTCCAGACCGGCCTGAAGGTCCTGCGCACCCCGTCCGACGCGCCTCAAAGCAAGGCCGATAAGATTTCTACCGGGTTTTTGCCCCACCTCAGCAGCATGATTCGACACATGAAAACCACCTACGGAGAGCACGCCGGTAAGATAAACGAACTACTCACCATGTGGAAGGACAAGGGCATCTACTCTCCCGCCGTCATCGACTCCTGGATCTACTGCGTCTCCCAGCCAGAAAGACCGGCGGAACCCACACCCTGTTCGGGCAACGAGCTCTCCAAGTCCCCTTCACCCGCGCCAACCGCCAGTCCGAGAGAAGAATCCGCATCGCCCCGCCAAGAAGAAGCAGACAACGCCTCAGCAAAAAAAAGGTCTTCCGAACACCTCGACCACACGGAGCCCCCCCTCCAAGAGAACCACAACACCTCTGACCCACAAGTCTCAACCACCGAAGAAAACGCCGCCGCCGAATACGAACCCAAATCAAAAAAAAGGGATATTGAGTAA